GGTGGCGGTGCCGGCCGCGATCGAGGCCAGCACGAAGCTGGCCAGCGCCGCGAACAGCACCGGCCGCGCGCCGGTGCGGTCAACCAGGAAGCCGGCCAGCGCCTGGCCGACGCCGGAGATCACGAAGAAGGTCGTGACCAGCAGGCCCAGCTCCGAATAGCTGAAGCCGAACTCCTGGCGGAAGGCCGGGAACAGCGGCACCAGCAACATGTGGAAGAAATGCGAGGTGCCATGGGCCAGGCCGATCAGGCTGATCGTGCCGTAGTCGCGCCGGGCCTGGTCGCGCGGCTCGCTAGGGAGCGGGAGTGAGGACGTTGTATTCATGGGGCCAATGTAGGCGGGCCCGCCCCGGCAGAGTTACGATAGATGGACAAGCTCTATCGAATTTCCGCCAATGAGCAAAACCGCTGCCGCCGCGGCCAGCCCGCATCGCACCAGCCTGCCGCCCGCCGACCCGCGCCGCTATGCGCCAACGCCGGAGCGGCCCCTGCGCGGCAAGGCGCGGCTGATGGAGAACCAGATGGACATCCAGCCGCACCATCACGAATGGGGCCAGCTGGTGTTCTCGATCAGCGGCGCGGTGCGGGTCAGCACCAGCGCGCACACCTACATCGTGCCGCCCTCGCGCGCGGTCTGGATCCCGCGCCGCGTCGTGCATGCGGTCTCGGCGATCGAGCGCGCCCATCTGCGCACCCTCTACCTGCACAGCCGCCTGACCGATGGCGACGCGACCTGGTCGCACAGCCGGGTGCTGGAGGTCTCGCCGCTGCTGCGCGAGCTGGTGTTGCAGCTGCCGCTCGACCCGGAAGCCCCGCCCGCCACCCCGGCCGAGCGCGAACGCGAGCGCTGCATCACCCATCTGGTGGTCGACGAACTGGGCCGCGCGCGCAGCCTGCGACTGGGCGTGGCGCTGCCGCAGGACAAGAGGCTGCGGCGCTTGTGCGAGGCGATGATCGCAGCGCCAGCGCGGCACCAGGCGTTGGCCGACTGGGCCGCCGAGGTCGGCGCCAGCGAACGCACGGTCTCGCGCCTGTTCCGCGAGCAGCTGGGCACCGGCTATGCGCAATGGCGCACCCAGGTGCTGCTGGCCCATGCGCTGTCGATGGCGGCCAAGCAGAAGCCGATGAGCCATATCGCCGCCGAGCTGGGCTATGCCAGCGCCAGCGCCTTCAGCGCGATGGTGACGCGCACCGTCGGCATGCCGCCGAGCCGCTTCTTCGCCGAGGCCTGAGGGCGCCCCGTCGCCCGGGATTCAGGTCGACGCGAGCCGGAACGCCCCCACCACCGCATTCAGCGCCTGGGTCTGCGCGATCAGGCTCTCGGTGACCGCCGTCGACTGCTCGACCAGGGCCGCGTTCTGCTGCGTCATCTGGTCGACCTGGGCCACCGAGGTGTTGATGTCGACGATGCCCTTGCTCTGCTGCTCGGCGCCGGCGCTGATCGAGGCGATCTGCTCGGTCACCGACTGCACGCTGCGCACCAGCTCGTTCATGGTCTGGCCGGTGTCCTGCACCAGCGCCACGCCGGACTCCACCGTCTGCACGCTGGCATTGACCAGCGCCGCGATCTCCTTGGCCGCCGAGGCCGCGCGCTGCGCCAGCGCGCGCACCTCGCCGGCGACGACGGCGAAGCCCTTGCCCTGTTCGCCGGCACGCGCCGCCTCGACCGCTGCATTGAGCGCCAGCAGATTGGTCTGGAAGGCGATCGCATCGATCATGCCGATGATGTCGCCGATCTTGTGCGAGCTCACCCGGATGCCGCCCATGGTCTCGACCACGCGCTTGACCATGTCGCCGCCGCGCTGCGCCACATCGGCCGCCGAGCGGGCGAGCTGGGTCGCCTCGGCGGCCGCGTCGGCGCTCTGCCGCACATGGGCCGTCAGCTGCTCCATCGAGGAGCTGCTGGCCTGCAGATGCCCGGCGGTCTGCTCGGTGCGCGAGCTCAGGTCGCGGGTGCCGCCGGCAATCTCGGAGGCCGAGGTCAGGATCGAATCGGAGGAGCTGCGCACCCGCTCCATCGATTGCGCCAGCCGCGCCACCATGCTCTCCAGGCGGCGGCGCAGCTCGCCCATCTCGTCGCGATCCTCGCAGGCTGGCCAGGCCCGCAGGTCGCCCTGGGCCACCGCGTCGGCGCGGCTCTCGACGGCGCGGATCTCGCGCAGGATCCGGCGCAACATCCAGATCGAGCACAGCACTGCGCCCACCCCCACCACAGCGGCCAGCAGCAGCAGGCCCCAGAAGGCGCGCCGGCCCTGGTCCAGCATCGCCTGGCGATCGAGGTCGCCCTGCTCGTCCATGCGCTGCACGATGCCCGCCACCGCCTCGCTCAGCTTGGCAAAGCTGGCCTCCGCGCCCTGCAGGGCCGCCACGCCCAGATTGGGGTCGACGCCCGCCATGTCGATCGCCTCGTCCGACTGCTTCACATAGCGGCCCAGCAGCGCGTCCGTCTCGCTCATCAGCTGGCGGATGCGCTCGTCCTGCCCGACCGCCAGATCGGCACCGCGCAAGACCTGGCGCACCGCCGCCACCTGCTCGGACAGGGCCGCGCGCTCCTTCTTGATCTCGGCGTCGTTCAGCGAGCTGGTCAGCGCCACCGTCCTGAACACCCGCCCGTGGATCACGCCGATGCGGGTCTGCGCGGCGCTGAGGGACTTGAACAGGTCCATCTGCTTGTCCACCAGCGCCGCCTGCTGCACCTCCTGCTGCTGGCGCTGCCAGGCGCCCAGCTGCGAGGCCAGGAACATCGCGGCGACGGTCAGCGCCGGGGCAAGGATGAGCTTGGTCTTGATCTTCATTCTTGTTCACCTCCCTGATCAAGCGACCCGACATGCTGCCCAGGGCAGCAGGGGGCGGGCTAAGCCGGCTTGTAGACACCGCCGCAGACGGCGGTGTCATTCAGCCGCTCGCAATACATGCGCTTGGGCTCGACCTTCTTGGTGGTCGGGTTGGTGAACTTGTAGTCCTGCCAGAAGGTTCCCTTGCTCTTGGCCAGGTCAACCCGCTCCTTGACGAAGGGCTTGCCGTCCACGTCCTTCAGCTCGATCAGGTTCTTGCCCACCATGCGATCGTTGGCGCCATGCGCCTTGACGACGCCCTCGAGGTCGTAGACCACGACGTACAGGTCGCGGTCGATGTACTGCGGCGACTTGGCGGTGATCTCCGCATAGACCGGGTCCTTGCCCTGCGACTTGATCGCCTGCACGGTCTTCTTGACCATCGCCACCGCCTGCTCGGGGGTGGCTTTCGCCTCGTCGGCCTGGGCCGTGCCCGGCACCACCAGCGCCACGCAGGCGGCGACGAATACGGAGGAAAGTCTGCAAAGGTCTCTCATGACAGCTCCCTGATTCAGAAGAAGTAGTGATCGCGACCGATGCACGCCCTGGCTGGCAGGCGCTCTGCCCTGTTACCGCACAGTGCATGCCGGTCGATTAGAGCCGATGCGATGGCGGCTCAGCAAGTGCCCGGATCGACCCGGCGCGCGCGGGCCCAGGGCATATCCCCCGCGGCCGACGGGGCGACGCCGGCCACCTAGAATCCCGGCATGGAAGCACAGCTGTTTGACTACATCCGCCAGGACGCCGAGGGCGCCAGCTGCACCGCCCATGCCTGGGCCAAGGTGCCGGCCCCCTTGAACCCCAGCCAGCGCGTGGACCTGAAGGCGCGCGCCGCGGCGCTGCTGAAGGCCCGCAACGCGGTGCTGGTCGCGCATTACTACGTGGACGGAGATCTGCAGGACCTGGCGCTGGAGACCGGCGGCATCGTCTCCGATTCGCTGGAGATGGCCCGCTTCGGCCGCGACCATGAAGCCCAGACCCTGGTCGTCGCCGGCGTGCGCTTCATGGGCGAGAGCGCCAAGATCCTCAGCCCCGAGAAGCGCGTGCTGATGCCGGATCTGGACGCCACCTGCTCGCTGGACCTGGGCTGCCCGGCCGAGGAGTTCGCGGCCTTCTGCGACGCCCATCCGGACCGCAAGGTGGTGGTCTACGCCAATACCAGCGCCGCGGTGAAGGCGCGCGCCGACTGGATGGTGACCAGCTCCTGCGCGCTGGAGATCGTCTCGCACCTGAAAGCCCAGGGCGAGAAGATCCTGTGGGCGCCGGACCGGCATCTGGGCCGCTACATCCAGGAGCAGACCGGTGCGGACATGCTGATGTGGAACGGCGCCTGCATCGTGCACGACGAGTTCAAGGGCCTGGAACTGGACCTGCTGCGCGAGCAGCATCCGGACGCGATGATCCTGGTCCATCCCGAGTCGCCCAAGAACGTGGTCGACAAGGCCCATGTGGTCGGTTCGACCTCGGCCCTGATCAAGGCGGTGGTGGAAGGCCGCGCGCAGGAATACATCGTCGCCACCGACAACGGCATCCTGCATCGCATGCGCCAGCTGGCGCCGGGCAAGACCCTGATCGAGGCGCCCACCGCCGGCAACAGCGCCACCTGCAAGAGCTGCGCGCATTGCCCCTGGATGGCGATGAACGGGCTGCAGGGCATCGTCGACTGCCTGGAGCGGGGCAGTGGCGAGATCACGGTCGACGAGCCCGTCCGCGCCAAGGCCCTGGGCTGCATCGACCGCATGCTGGACTTCACCGCGGCCCTGAAGGCCGGCCGGCTGCCGGGCTTCGTACCGAACATCGGCGCGGCCTGAGCGGGGCCGCGCGCCGGACGGCGGCGGCCCGCGAACACCCGCGAATAGCCCGAATCGGGGCTGGTTTTTCCGCAGCCATGGGCGCTATAAAGCGTCTATCGTTGCGCGACAACCATCATCCGAGGCCGCCTTATGACCGACTTCACTTCGCTGTACAACCATCACGAACGCGAGGTGTTCGCCGCCGTCGTGGAGCATGCGCCGCGCTTCCCCGAGCTCAACAAGAGCGCGGACCTGCTGGTCGACGTGGCCTGCGTCGCGCTGAACCGCCTGCCGCCGCGCTACATCCGCCATGAGGTGGACTTCTCCTTCTACCTGACCGAGCCGGAGCGGCTGGAGATCGACGCGGCGATCAAGGAGGCGGTCAGCTACGCCTTCAACTTCGTGCAGGCCCGCATGCAGCTGCGCGCCAGCCGCTGACGCGATTCGCCCCCGCGGCGGCCGCGCAGCGGGGCCTATGGACCCGGGAGGCTATACTCAGATGATAATAATTCTCATCTGCAGTAGTTTCAGTGGTCTCCCTCTCCCTGCTCCGCACCTCCTCTTCCTTTTCCCTCATCCCCCTGCTGGCCGCCCTGTGCGGCAGCCCCGCCCTCGCGACGGCGCCGGTCGATGGCGGCGCTGCCGATGAGGCCGTCGACGCCCGGCTGCCGCGGGTGCAGGTCAACGGCCTGCGCAGCATCGCCCCGGGCAAGACCCGCATCACCCCCGACGAGATCGAGCGCCAGCAGGCGCTGACCGTGCAGCAGCTGCTGGACAACCTGCCCGGCGTGGACCTGAACGGCAGCTGGCGCCCCGGCGGCCAGAGCCTGAACATCTGGGGCTTCGGCGATGTCGAGGACGTTCGCGTGACCCTGGACGGCGCCAACAAGGGCTTCGAGAAATACCGCCAGGGCTCGATCTTCATCGAGCCGGAGCTGATCAAGCGCATCGCGGTCGACAAGGGCGCACATTCGGTGCGCTACGGCAATGGCGGCTTCGGCGGCACGGTGCGCATCGACAGCAAGGATGCCGAGGATCTGCTGCGCCCAGACGAGCGCCTGGGCGGCCTGGTCAAGCTCGGCTGGGCCGGCAACGACCGGCAGCGCATCGCCTCCGGCAGCGTGTTC
This genomic stretch from Roseateles sp. DAIF2 harbors:
- a CDS encoding helix-turn-helix domain-containing protein; this encodes MSKTAAAAASPHRTSLPPADPRRYAPTPERPLRGKARLMENQMDIQPHHHEWGQLVFSISGAVRVSTSAHTYIVPPSRAVWIPRRVVHAVSAIERAHLRTLYLHSRLTDGDATWSHSRVLEVSPLLRELVLQLPLDPEAPPATPAERERERCITHLVVDELGRARSLRLGVALPQDKRLRRLCEAMIAAPARHQALADWAAEVGASERTVSRLFREQLGTGYAQWRTQVLLAHALSMAAKQKPMSHIAAELGYASASAFSAMVTRTVGMPPSRFFAEA
- a CDS encoding methyl-accepting chemotaxis protein, with product MKIKTKLILAPALTVAAMFLASQLGAWQRQQQEVQQAALVDKQMDLFKSLSAAQTRIGVIHGRVFRTVALTSSLNDAEIKKERAALSEQVAAVRQVLRGADLAVGQDERIRQLMSETDALLGRYVKQSDEAIDMAGVDPNLGVAALQGAEASFAKLSEAVAGIVQRMDEQGDLDRQAMLDQGRRAFWGLLLLAAVVGVGAVLCSIWMLRRILREIRAVESRADAVAQGDLRAWPACEDRDEMGELRRRLESMVARLAQSMERVRSSSDSILTSASEIAGGTRDLSSRTEQTAGHLQASSSSMEQLTAHVRQSADAAAEATQLARSAADVAQRGGDMVKRVVETMGGIRVSSHKIGDIIGMIDAIAFQTNLLALNAAVEAARAGEQGKGFAVVAGEVRALAQRAASAAKEIAALVNASVQTVESGVALVQDTGQTMNELVRSVQSVTEQIASISAGAEQQSKGIVDINTSVAQVDQMTQQNAALVEQSTAVTESLIAQTQALNAVVGAFRLAST
- a CDS encoding cache domain-containing protein, whose product is MRDLCRLSSVFVAACVALVVPGTAQADEAKATPEQAVAMVKKTVQAIKSQGKDPVYAEITAKSPQYIDRDLYVVVYDLEGVVKAHGANDRMVGKNLIELKDVDGKPFVKERVDLAKSKGTFWQDYKFTNPTTKKVEPKRMYCERLNDTAVCGGVYKPA
- the nadA gene encoding quinolinate synthase NadA, which translates into the protein MEAQLFDYIRQDAEGASCTAHAWAKVPAPLNPSQRVDLKARAAALLKARNAVLVAHYYVDGDLQDLALETGGIVSDSLEMARFGRDHEAQTLVVAGVRFMGESAKILSPEKRVLMPDLDATCSLDLGCPAEEFAAFCDAHPDRKVVVYANTSAAVKARADWMVTSSCALEIVSHLKAQGEKILWAPDRHLGRYIQEQTGADMLMWNGACIVHDEFKGLELDLLREQHPDAMILVHPESPKNVVDKAHVVGSTSALIKAVVEGRAQEYIVATDNGILHRMRQLAPGKTLIEAPTAGNSATCKSCAHCPWMAMNGLQGIVDCLERGSGEITVDEPVRAKALGCIDRMLDFTAALKAGRLPGFVPNIGAA
- a CDS encoding late competence development ComFB family protein gives rise to the protein MTDFTSLYNHHEREVFAAVVEHAPRFPELNKSADLLVDVACVALNRLPPRYIRHEVDFSFYLTEPERLEIDAAIKEAVSYAFNFVQARMQLRASR